One bacterium genomic window, AAGCAGATCAAGCGCCGCACGAGCGTCGCGGCGCTCTTCCCCAACGAGCAGGCCCTCCTCCGCCTCGTCAGCGCCGTGCTCGCCGAGACCAGCGAGGAGTGGGAGACCGGACGCATCTACCTCGCCATGGAGACCGAGTGAATCGGACCGCCGCGTCAAGCGAATTTACAGAAGAGCTGTTGCTTTCCCATTGCCACGGCGTGGT contains:
- a CDS encoding transposase, which codes for MKRRTSVAALFPNEQALLRLVSAVLAETSEEWETGRIYLAMETE